Below is a genomic region from Cotesia glomerata isolate CgM1 linkage group LG5, MPM_Cglom_v2.3, whole genome shotgun sequence.
ATGTCAAAATTTCTCATACAAAAATATCTCAAGTACAATAATTTCTCAAACCAAAATTCATCACATCATAAATTAATCTGACgaaaattaatcatcattTACGAAAATGCTTATATATCTCTAACGATAAAATGAACCTTTGGTCATGGTTTTTTGTGGGTGTTTATTCGACATTAGACAAACACATACGCTTGATACCGTGTTGAGAAATTTCGGTCTGAGAAAATATATTCGAAGATATTTTTGCCATGAGAAAATATTGCTAGGATAAAATATTGCATAAGAAATTTTGTCATAGGTAATTATTGCATGAGAAATAAAAGACGGTCACCATTTTATTCTTAtctgttcaaaattaataattgtctttAATTATCTGTTTAATAATGTTGATCAGTTGCTAATGACGCTGATCTGGAGATGGCTGTAAGAGCTGCTGTGTTTTCATGCGTTGGAACTGCTGGACAAAGATGCACGACAACGAGACGCTTGATTTTagattctaaaataaaaaatgaatttgttgggAGATTACGCACTGCGTTCAAAAGTATTTTAGGAAGAATTGGAGATCCTTTAGATGAGGCGACACTCTATGGACCTTTGCATAATCAACATGCGGTTGACGCTTTTaaagtaatattatttaagcTTAGTTGtggtattttaataattctttgtTATTGAcgaggtatttttttttcttaataaataaatacagacAACGGTAGCAAAAGCTGTAGCCAATGGTGGAACGATTGAATTCGGTGGCAAACAAATAGATCGTCCAGGCTTTTACGTCGAGCCAACAATTATTTCAGGACTCGGATCGGACGATGAAGTTGTACAAAAAGAAACTTTTGCACCTATTGTGTATATTTTAGAAACTAATTCCATTGAAGATGCTATCGCCCAGAATAATAGCGTTGAGCAAGGTCTCAGTAGCTCTTTGTTCACTAAAAATTTGTCAAGCGTATTTCAGGTaatgcaaaaaatttatttattattacaatattaatattaattttcattattagaACGAATTCTgatctgaataaaaattagatttgactgaaaattaaaaaattcatgatcaatcgataaaaaaaattttaatattgactaaaatattttttcatgtattaatatttattattaattatttttattgaatctaTTAGTGGATAGGCCCACACGGATCTGACTGTGGAATCGTCAACGTCAACATTGGAACCAGTGGAGCTGAAATTGGTGGAGCTTTTGGCGGTGAAAAAGCCACTGGAGGTGGTCGCGAGAGTGGTAGCGATGCATGGAAAGCTTACATGCGTCGCTCAACAGTAACCATTAATTATGGCAACGAACTACCACTTGCCCAaggaataaaatttgaataaaaaataaaaatttgtaattcattaaaattatgagTTTATAGAAAATCGTATAAAATCTACTTGTATATCAACAGActcttttttatgaaatttgtaTGCCTGAGGTAAATCGTATCTCAGTTCAGCGACAACCGTCGCCTCACAATTGAACTGTTTAGCTTTCTTCAGTATAAAATTCCTGGTTGATGTTTTGTGTAGCGAGTACACCGCGTTCCGCGACAACTTTGTCGCTATTTCCAAAAACTCCATGTCTATTCCAGCGTTATTTTTGGTACCAAATGGCGGATTCATTATCACCGTGTCAAatgctttttcaaatttacctgttaatttttaaataaattttacttttgtatTTAGATTAATGTCAATTACAACTAACGTTTGTGCTTAAcatataaaattcttttatgcactgataaaaaaattaagagccaaaatcttgtaccaagaataccattttgaagaaaatgattttcttgaatcaagagaataaattcttgagacaagaaaaatttactcaactcaagaataatttcttgactcaagaaaatcattttcttcaaaatggaattcttggttcaagattttggttCTTTagtaaagttaatttttttatcagtgtgtaTGTTTGTTCCAATTTAagtttaagttttaattgaataattaaaatctcaTAAGTTTTCTATCAAGTTAACCCAAACatattgtgattaaaaaattttaataaattataactcaACAGTTTTCCTAAAATCACAAGCAAgattggtaattatttacaattggggtcaaccccattttgggccataactaggtgaaaaattaacattttcaatttttttttctgattctgcttgtttttacggcgaatttacgataaaaattgtcgtgaaagaaaaaaataaagatttcgatagtttttttgtcttcaaaagttggataaaatttctattttatctttttttgatatatatattttttaaaagtacataaaaaaacgaacaattaagaaaaaaagttcaatatcacaattttctaaaaaatttataaatttttttgaaaatttgttgaaattgTGAtagtcaactttttttttaattgttcattttttatgtattttttaaaaaaataaaaatatatcaataaaatcaaatagaaatttcgttcaaaaaaataaaaattaaaatggttgaattgtaaatatttaccgaaAGATTTCATGAAAATTCAGATAAATAGTATTTTGATCATACATACGAAGAATATTACACATTAGGTAAATAATACGGCTgtccaatttcaaaacacagtaactgacaattttaagatattaaaaaatttttcttgttaaaaaaaaatttgcgagcctaattaatgaaaaatttgatttatgaataaaaaatacttgaatataaatatttttaagaaaaaatacttgaaattaaggtctaaaagttataaaaaatgcagcaatattaaaaaaatcagatataacaattttgcagttactgtgttttaaaattggatagccgaataaattacattaaatgaGACATTtagcttaaaataaaatttacctggtaaatatttaagaatgtCACACTGTACAGCTTCGACAGACAAATCAATGTCTTCACAATTTCTCGAAAGAATTTCCAACGCATCAGTATCTATTTCAAAGCCTACAACATAATCGGCGCCCAGCAT
It encodes:
- the LOC123266179 gene encoding rRNA N6-adenosine-methyltransferase METTL5 produces the protein MASMRLKELEQYLQQLDGFERPKVNLEQYSTSAHIGAHLLYTAQTQFNDIEGKSVADLGTGCGVLSLGARMLGADYVVGFEIDTDALEILSRNCEDIDLSVEAVQCDILKYLPGKFEKAFDTVIMNPPFGTKNNAGIDMEFLEIATKLSRNAVYSLHKTSTRNFILKKAKQFNCEATVVAELRYDLPQAYKFHKKESVDIQVDFIRFSINS